From a single Miscanthus floridulus cultivar M001 chromosome 8, ASM1932011v1, whole genome shotgun sequence genomic region:
- the LOC136476549 gene encoding external alternative NAD(P)H-ubiquinone oxidoreductase B2, mitochondrial-like, producing the protein MRWAAFLWEGASRGSGRRPGVSNLLLVVAAASSGGLVAYADSGSDAAVEKPQLPPRKKVVVLGTGWGGTTFLRNLDSRLYDVQVISPRNYFAFTPLLPSVTSGTVEPRSIVEPIRRILEKKGGEIKFWEAECFKVDPQSKKIHCRSNVGNGEFSVDYDYLVIAVGARTNTFNTPGVVENCHFLKEVEDAQKIRRSVMDCFERASLPFLNEEERKKNLHFVVVGGGPTGVEFAASLHDFVTKDLSKLYPSIQHLVKISLIEAADHILTMFDKRITNFAEDKFGRDGIDVKTGYKVVKVSKDAITMQNPATGDISVPYGMAVWSTGIGTRPFVVEFMKQIGQANRRVLATDEWLRVRECDGVYAIGDCATINQRKVMEDISEIFRVADKDKSGTLTVKEIQDILHDIYVRYPQVQLYLKSRQMNGIADLVRSAKGDAEKESMELNIEEFKKALALVDSQVKFLPATAQVASQQGQYLARCFNKMKDAEENPEGPIRIRGEGRHRFRPFRYRHLGQFAPLGGEQTAAQLPGDWISIGHSTQWLWYSVYATKQISWRTRMLVVSDWTRRFIFGRDSSCI; encoded by the exons ATGAGGTGGGCGGCGTTCCTGTGGGAGGGCGCGTCCCGGGGGTCCGGCCGCCGCCCGGGGGTCTCcaacctcctcctcgtcgtcgcagCCGCCAG TAGCGGAGGCCTCGTCGCATATGCTGACTCCGGATCGGATGCTGCTGTTGAGAAGCCGCAACTTCCTCCAAGGAAAAAAGTCGTGGTGCTTGGGACTGGTTGGGGTGGCACCACATTCCTGAGGAACCTCGATAGCAGATTGTATGATGTGCAGGTTATATCTCCTCGGAACTACTTTGCGTTTACGCCACTGCTGCCGAGTGTCACTTCTGGAACAGTTGAGCCTAGGAGCATTGTTGAGCCAATCCGTAGGATCTTGGAGAAG AAAGGTGGAGAAATCAAATTTTGGGAAGCAGAGTGCTTCAAGGTTGATCCACAAAGCAAGAAAATCCATTGTCGCTCGAATGTTGGGAATGGCGAGTTCTCGGTTGACTATGACTATCTCGTGATAGCAGTTGGAGCTAGGACAAATACATTCAATACTCCTGGCGTGGTAGAGAATTGCCACTTCTTGAAG GAAGTAGAGGATGCTCAAAAGATCAGACGGAGTGTGATGGACTGCTTTGAGAGAGCAAGCCTCCCCTTCCTGAATgaagaagagaggaagaagaatcTTCATTTCGTTGTTGTGGGTGGTGGACCTACTGGAGTGGAATTTGCAGCGTCTTTGCATGATTTTGTTACCAAAGATTTATCCAAGCTTTATCCCTCGATTCAGCACCTTGTGAAGATATCATTGATTGAAGCTGCAGATCACATACTGACCAT GTTTGACAAGAGGATAACTAACTTTGCTGAGGATAAGTTTGGAAGGGATGGCATTGATGTGAAAACTGGATATAAAGTTGTGAAGGTTTCTAAGGATGCTATTACCATGCAAAATCCTGCCACTGGGGATATTTCAGTTCCTTATGGGATGGCTGTCTGGTCCACTGGTATTGGGACTCGTCCATTCGTTGTAGAATTTATGAAACAAATTGGCCAG GCCAATCGGCGTGTCTTAGCTACTGATGAATGGCTAAGGGTCCGTGAATGTGATGGTGTCTATGCTATAGGTGACTGTGCTACAATAAACCAGAGGAAAGTAATG GAGGACATTTCAGAAATATTCAGAGTTGCAGATAAAGACAAGTCTGGAACCTTGACTGTGAAAGAAATTCAAGATATCCTGCATGATATCTACGTGAGATACCCACAAGTACAGCTCTACCTTAAGAGCAGGCAGATGAACGGCATCGCTGATCTAGTAAGGAGTGCCAAAGGAGATGCTGAAAAGGAATCCATGGAACTGAACATCGAGGAATTCAAGAAGGCTCTTGCACTCGTGGATTCACAAGTCAAGTTCTTACCTGCAACTGCTCAG GTCGCGTCGCAGCAGGGCCAATATCTTGCTAGGTGCTTTAATAAGATGAAGGATGCTGAAGAAAACCCTGAAGGTCCAATCCGCATCAGGGGAGAAGGCCGCCATCGCTTCCGCCCTTTCAG GTACCGGCATCTGGGCCAATTCGCCCCACTAGGAGGGGAGCAAACTGCTGCACAACTTCCTGGGGACTGGATCTCCATTGGCCACAGCACCCAGTGGCTCTGGTACTCCGTGTACGCAAC CAAACAAATCAGCTGGCGCACGAGGATGCTGGTGGTATCTGACTGGACGCGCCGATTCATTTTCGGAAGAGACTCGAGTTGCATATAA